AGCGTGGCCGTCGTCGACGAGGTGGGCGCCAGGTCGTGCGGGCAGGCCTCTTCCTCTACCGAGCAGTCCAGCACGTGGTCCGCGTGGCGGGCCAGCGCCGAGCTCATCCGCCCCGTCATGGCGATCACCCGCACGTCCATCCGCGTCAAAAACTCCAGCAGGCCACGCAGCTCCTCGCTCTCGCCGCTCTTGCTGAGCAGGATGGCCACGTCGCCCGTCCCCACGATCCCCAGGTCGCCGTGCAGCGCCTCGACCGGATGAAGGAAGGTGGCCGGCGTTCCCGTCGACGTGAGCGTCGCGGCGATCTTGCGCCCGATGATCCCGCTCTTGCCGATCCCCGCGACCAGCACGCGCCCCGTCGCCGTGAGGATGGCCTCCACCGCGCCCGCGAACTCGTCGCCGATGCGGTCTTCGAGCGCGGCCACGGCCTGCGCCTCCATGCGGATCACGAGGCGCGCGCGGTCCAGCGTGTCGGCGACGCCGAGGGCGCCCTCCACCTCCAGCAGCTCCTGCAGCGCGCTCACCGCCCCGCCTCGCGCTCGGCGACGTACTGCGCGACGGCATCCGCCCACTGCCCGCGCGCGGTCAGCAGCGCCTCGGCGAACTCGCGGACGGCGCCGTGGCCGCCATGCTTCTTCGCGGCCCAGACGGCGGCGGCACGCGCGTCGCTGGTCGCGTTGCCGACGACGGCGGGCAGCCCCACGCGGCGGAGCACGGCGAGGTCCGGCAGGTCGTCGCCCAGGAACGCCGCCTCGTCCCAGCCGATCCCGTTGCGCTGCAGGATCTCAGTGAGCGCGTTGAGCTTGTCGGCC
The genomic region above belongs to Longimicrobium sp. and contains:
- a CDS encoding KdsC family phosphatase, translating into MFEPIDPALARRIRMVVFDVDGVMTDGGVYLGATASGESVELKRFDIQDGLGVLMLRNAGLRVAIVTGRVSEAVRIRAGELKVDDLHQDPKADKLNALTEILQRNGIGWDEAAFLGDDLPDLAVLRRVGLPAVVGNATSDARAAAVWAAKKHGGHGAVREFAEALLTARGQWADAVAQYVAEREAGR